From one Agathobaculum sp. NTUH-O15-33 genomic stretch:
- a CDS encoding DNA-binding protein, which yields MNGYMTVQEAAEKWGITSRQVQILCKANRIVGATRMSRIWIIPENAEKPTNDKRKAANTND from the coding sequence GTGAATGGATATATGACAGTGCAAGAAGCTGCTGAAAAATGGGGCATTACTTCACGCCAAGTTCAGATATTATGCAAAGCTAATCGGATTGTTGGAGCTACCCGTATGAGTCGCATTTGGATTATTCCCGAAAATGCAGAAAAGCCAACAAACGACAAAAGAAAGGCAGCTAATACCAATGATTAA
- a CDS encoding Eco57I restriction-modification methylase domain-containing protein, with translation MINLTELQSLVDRFEANIDFYKDTRNAYNEHSCRIEYIDPLLKLLGWDVANEKGLAPQYREVIAENYSTRTDRPDYTITLRGVPKFFVEAKKPAVDITRVADPVIQTRKYGWNAKHRLAVLTNFEYLAIYDTCHIAHKDDGCAVARYRLYHYTEYVEKIEEIVGLIARDTVYSGDFDAYLDANFPATGGQTQQVDTLFLSQINEWRVALSNELYAQGGRYASLEVLNDVVQEFINQIVFLRICEDKNLPLYHKLKDTITDADQLQSKLEELFRSADRRYNSGMFSGEDIIFDLSCEVIKGMIEDLYYPQSPYLFNIIEPNLLGKIYEIFLTEQLVLLENNTIGLGKKKDCQNRSVVTTPTEIVKYMVDKTLSTVCEGKTPSEILNISVADIACGSGIFLEEAFAYLQDYCVQWYISNEQTDHLIETGIDLYKLPLQEKKDILCSCIYGIDIDIYAVEVAKFSLLIKLIEDETAPSVAKVVPILPDLGDNIHFGNSLVSQTELNGISGANQQMMEIAPFDWNAINNGCGFDVIIGNPPYVNTEGMHTLLPSAEVEVYKKKYKTSHKQFDKYFIFIEQAINKINENGLVCYIVPNKFFKIGAGEKLRNLIAKERMLISLDDFGDAQLFEDKTIYSSIILLSKEKQSTFVYSSVDSANKLWAGEEVSSIELNSSVLNKLPWRLTTDFEFLTMLQRLDEVAVPITKHAEIFNGIQTSAERPTPIYWFSSDEIVAEYADTIEISRDGNNYTIEKALLRPYFKPTKKAEKGLNSYSIFATDKQIIFPYDNNGHLISIDEMQSSYPETYAYLLAHYDRLVPKCVSPDGTRDVPNATADTWYQYGRTQALTAFINTPKLIVGVLSKEPMYAMDTDDILIASGGTAGYCAVSKKDGSPYALEYIQAWLSNPITERILEIVGSDFEGGFTARGTFVLSTLPFVELDFAVEEQKAIHDRVVAASREIYEINDALSGRPAKRIANLLQRQKEALISEIQGLIDRVYRLDY, from the coding sequence ATGATTAACTTAACTGAGTTACAAAGCCTTGTAGATCGTTTTGAAGCTAATATTGATTTTTACAAGGATACAAGAAATGCCTACAATGAGCATTCTTGCCGAATTGAATATATTGATCCTCTGTTAAAACTCTTGGGTTGGGATGTTGCAAACGAAAAAGGGTTGGCACCCCAATATCGAGAAGTTATTGCGGAGAATTATTCTACCCGAACGGATCGCCCTGACTATACCATTACGCTCAGGGGTGTGCCTAAATTCTTTGTAGAAGCAAAGAAGCCTGCGGTGGATATTACCAGAGTTGCAGATCCGGTAATCCAGACCAGAAAGTACGGCTGGAACGCAAAGCATCGTCTGGCTGTTCTCACAAATTTTGAATATCTGGCAATCTACGATACCTGCCATATTGCCCACAAAGATGATGGATGTGCTGTGGCAAGATACCGGCTGTATCATTACACCGAGTATGTAGAAAAGATTGAAGAAATTGTAGGATTGATTGCAAGAGACACCGTTTACTCTGGTGATTTTGACGCTTATTTGGACGCAAACTTCCCCGCAACAGGAGGACAAACCCAGCAGGTTGATACACTGTTTCTTTCTCAAATCAACGAATGGCGTGTGGCTCTTAGCAACGAACTGTATGCTCAGGGTGGCCGCTATGCGTCGTTGGAAGTGTTAAATGATGTTGTTCAGGAGTTTATTAACCAAATCGTTTTCCTGAGAATTTGTGAAGATAAAAATCTGCCGCTGTATCACAAGTTGAAGGACACCATTACAGATGCCGATCAACTGCAATCTAAACTGGAGGAATTGTTCCGATCTGCTGACCGACGCTACAATTCTGGAATGTTTTCCGGTGAAGACATTATTTTCGATCTTTCCTGCGAAGTTATTAAAGGTATGATTGAGGACTTGTATTATCCTCAGAGTCCTTATTTGTTTAATATTATCGAGCCGAATTTGCTTGGCAAGATTTATGAGATATTCTTAACTGAACAATTAGTGCTGCTCGAAAATAACACCATTGGCCTTGGTAAGAAGAAAGATTGCCAGAACAGATCTGTTGTTACGACACCCACGGAAATCGTCAAATATATGGTCGATAAAACGCTTTCCACGGTGTGTGAAGGAAAAACTCCTTCTGAGATTTTGAATATCAGTGTTGCTGATATTGCTTGTGGCTCTGGTATTTTCTTGGAAGAAGCATTTGCCTATTTGCAGGATTACTGCGTACAATGGTATATCAGCAACGAGCAGACAGATCATTTAATTGAGACGGGCATTGACTTGTATAAGCTGCCTCTTCAAGAGAAAAAAGACATTCTTTGTTCCTGTATTTACGGCATAGATATTGACATCTATGCCGTCGAAGTTGCTAAGTTCTCTTTGCTAATTAAGCTAATCGAAGATGAAACTGCACCTTCTGTGGCGAAAGTTGTTCCGATCCTTCCTGATTTGGGTGACAACATCCACTTTGGAAACTCCCTTGTCAGCCAGACTGAATTGAATGGAATTAGCGGTGCTAACCAGCAGATGATGGAAATCGCGCCGTTTGATTGGAATGCAATTAACAACGGATGCGGATTTGATGTAATTATCGGCAACCCTCCGTATGTGAATACCGAAGGAATGCACACACTGTTGCCGAGTGCAGAAGTAGAAGTCTATAAAAAGAAGTACAAGACATCGCATAAGCAATTTGACAAGTATTTTATTTTCATAGAGCAGGCGATCAATAAGATCAATGAAAATGGCTTGGTATGCTATATTGTTCCCAACAAATTCTTCAAAATTGGTGCTGGCGAGAAACTGCGTAATCTGATTGCAAAAGAACGTATGCTCATCAGTCTGGACGACTTCGGCGATGCGCAGTTGTTTGAGGACAAAACTATTTATAGCTCCATTATTTTGCTTTCCAAGGAAAAGCAGTCAACCTTTGTTTACAGTAGCGTCGATTCTGCTAACAAACTGTGGGCAGGAGAAGAAGTCAGCTCTATTGAGCTTAATTCTTCCGTATTGAACAAGCTACCATGGAGATTGACAACTGACTTTGAGTTTTTGACCATGCTCCAGAGACTGGACGAAGTGGCTGTCCCAATCACAAAGCACGCAGAAATTTTTAACGGAATTCAGACCAGTGCAGAAAGACCAACCCCTATTTATTGGTTCTCCTCAGATGAAATTGTGGCCGAATATGCCGATACTATTGAAATCAGCAGGGATGGCAATAATTACACTATTGAGAAAGCCTTACTTCGCCCTTATTTTAAGCCAACAAAAAAAGCAGAGAAGGGCCTGAATTCGTATAGTATTTTTGCAACTGACAAACAGATTATTTTCCCCTACGATAACAATGGACATCTAATCAGCATAGATGAGATGCAAAGCAGTTATCCAGAAACATATGCGTATCTCTTAGCTCATTATGATCGTTTGGTTCCTAAGTGTGTTTCCCCTGATGGGACTCGTGACGTTCCCAATGCTACCGCAGATACATGGTATCAGTATGGTCGAACGCAAGCCTTGACTGCATTTATTAACACGCCCAAATTGATAGTTGGCGTGTTGAGCAAAGAACCTATGTATGCGATGGATACAGACGATATTCTGATTGCGTCAGGCGGTACTGCTGGATATTGTGCAGTTAGTAAAAAAGATGGCAGCCCATATGCACTTGAATACATTCAGGCATGGCTGTCAAATCCCATTACAGAGCGAATCTTGGAGATCGTAGGCAGCGACTTTGAAGGCGGATTTACTGCTCGTGGTACATTTGTTCTCTCTACACTCCCCTTTGTTGAGTTGGATTTTGCCGTAGAGGAACAAAAAGCCATCCACGACAGAGTAGTAGCAGCAAGTCGAGAGATTTACGAAATCAACGATGCACTGTCCGGCCGTCCTGCAAAGCGTATTGCAAATCTGTTGCAGAGACAGAAAGAAGCACTTATCTCTGAGATTCAGGGATTGATTGATAGGGTATATAGACTCGATTATTAA
- a CDS encoding class I SAM-dependent methyltransferase, which yields MRLKKDSSEQKLKGAYYTPLQLADAMVELFASQNISTVLEPSCGDGVFLDALQNLNLLNRVEKLTAVEIEPDEAEKVRDRYSEFEQIEVCTEDFFDFYNRVLGKEQYDLILGNPPYIRYQYLKESQRKMQSQILTSHGMKANKLINAWVAFIVACVQLLSEKGKIAFVVPAEILQVAYAEDLRLYLANNLAKITLITFEQLVFPDIEQEVVVFIGEKGEEEKGIRIIEMNDLSGFAQLDLSQNGFQKMQHVKEKWTKYFVNAEEMALIQELRADKRFAKFSEYGIINVGITTGNNSYFSITEEISEQYQLSEVTLPLIGRSSHAHGIYFTAEDWENNKVAGKRARLINFPELPYDEYPAKHKEYISLGEANGEHEGYKCSIRDRWYIVPSVWVPDAFFLRRNNFYPKFVLNECDAVSTDTMHRMKINDGIDPQNVLLAYYNSISFAFTEICGRSYGGGVLEILPGEMGNILLPKAERIDPELRNKLLAHIDAIVRNDEDIELALNVVDKELLVDTLGMNPEMCRKCRAIWKKMQRRRLGRG from the coding sequence ATGAGACTCAAAAAGGATAGTTCAGAGCAGAAATTAAAAGGAGCGTATTATACACCATTGCAGCTTGCAGATGCTATGGTGGAGCTTTTTGCGTCTCAAAATATCTCTACCGTCTTGGAACCAAGTTGTGGTGATGGAGTATTTCTTGATGCGCTACAGAACCTTAATCTTCTAAATAGGGTAGAAAAGCTAACAGCTGTTGAAATCGAACCAGACGAAGCTGAAAAAGTTAGAGATCGATATTCTGAATTTGAGCAAATTGAAGTATGCACCGAAGACTTTTTTGACTTTTATAATCGTGTTCTTGGCAAGGAACAGTACGATTTGATTTTAGGTAATCCGCCTTATATTCGTTATCAATATCTGAAAGAAAGTCAGCGAAAAATGCAATCTCAGATTCTGACTTCTCATGGTATGAAAGCCAATAAGCTGATAAATGCGTGGGTTGCTTTTATCGTAGCCTGCGTACAGCTATTGTCCGAAAAAGGCAAAATAGCGTTTGTTGTTCCGGCTGAAATACTTCAAGTTGCGTATGCGGAGGATCTGCGCCTATATTTGGCCAATAATCTTGCGAAAATTACTCTTATCACATTTGAACAGCTTGTGTTTCCTGACATTGAGCAAGAAGTTGTTGTGTTTATTGGCGAGAAAGGCGAGGAAGAAAAGGGCATTCGCATTATTGAAATGAATGACCTTAGCGGTTTTGCTCAGTTGGATCTGTCTCAAAATGGATTCCAAAAGATGCAGCATGTCAAGGAAAAATGGACTAAGTATTTCGTAAATGCAGAGGAAATGGCGCTCATTCAGGAGCTTCGTGCAGATAAGCGTTTTGCCAAGTTCTCTGAATACGGCATAATCAATGTTGGAATAACCACAGGTAATAATAGCTACTTCTCCATTACGGAAGAAATATCTGAGCAATATCAGCTAAGCGAAGTAACACTTCCTTTGATTGGTAGAAGTTCCCATGCGCACGGAATATATTTCACGGCAGAAGATTGGGAGAACAACAAGGTTGCAGGAAAGCGTGCACGACTAATTAACTTCCCTGAGCTTCCGTATGATGAATATCCTGCCAAACATAAGGAGTACATTTCGCTCGGTGAAGCGAATGGTGAACACGAGGGCTATAAATGCTCCATCCGAGATAGATGGTATATTGTTCCTTCTGTGTGGGTACCGGATGCGTTTTTCTTAAGAAGAAATAATTTCTATCCTAAATTTGTACTGAATGAATGTGATGCAGTCTCCACAGATACTATGCACCGCATGAAGATTAACGATGGCATTGATCCACAGAATGTCCTTCTTGCCTACTATAACAGCATCTCCTTCGCTTTCACCGAGATTTGCGGACGGAGCTATGGTGGAGGTGTTCTTGAAATCTTACCCGGTGAGATGGGCAACATTCTACTTCCTAAAGCGGAAAGGATTGATCCTGAACTAAGGAACAAGTTGCTTGCACATATTGACGCTATAGTGCGCAATGATGAAGATATTGAACTTGCTCTGAATGTTGTTGACAAAGAGCTACTTGTAGATACATTAGGTATGAATCCTGAGATGTGCCGAAAATGCCGTGCTATCTGGAAGAAGATGCAACGGCGCAGATTAGGGAGAGGGTAA
- a CDS encoding ATP-dependent nuclease, with protein MYLKSVQMTNFRKFGMEYNTVEFVDAESYEAQLKEDGRINVAPTTTLIVGKNNSGKSTVIQALIKLIKSNKFISSDFNFQYLKQLLASYSSDKDNTPSIDFKIIIGIDKHNKDLITNLIPFFTLDNVKKGELVIFAKYEVVDKVLFEDHLKTLVLPFDERTQLKRVLQLIDNEEYSLNYYNCNMQKVEGFKLGSLIEITPIAANNIHSEQCLSEAFNKIVEYRYEKVIDPTNRETIQNQISEINKALTKTVDDQHTSYINASLSKIVSKEKLQVLLSADLSFKKLMSNLIKYEYVEKGINIPENQFGLGYTNLMMILASLIDYMEKYPDTSFNSKVNLIAIEEPETYMHPQMQEVFIKNINESIATLFEGKHKNVNSQLIITTHSAHIVNSKIHSGNTFNSINYITIKNGYSKVVILDDDKIVEDNATKEEDLKFLKTHIKFKVSELFFSDAIIMVEGVSEYSLLPYYVEQKKELNKFYISVFNINGAHALVYTKLLKLLDIPVLIITDLDIKRTKGEKDKYKQISTLANRKTTNQTIKTFYHTDDLKSIPEFLKDDNIYVAYQTKVGRYFPTSFEESYILTNYDNSLLNAILKKLKPKLFKERIKTDVKNNQKNSYWWQVKLSEDKSQFSNNVLYSLIVSGEKSLPALPKYISKGLEYIEKSLSEDV; from the coding sequence ATGTATTTAAAAAGCGTACAAATGACAAACTTTAGAAAGTTCGGGATGGAATACAATACTGTAGAATTTGTTGATGCTGAAAGTTATGAAGCCCAATTAAAGGAAGATGGTAGGATTAATGTGGCACCAACAACCACTTTAATCGTAGGCAAAAACAATAGTGGAAAAAGCACAGTCATTCAAGCTTTAATAAAACTTATAAAATCTAATAAATTTATTTCCTCCGATTTTAATTTTCAGTATTTGAAACAATTATTGGCTTCGTATTCGTCTGATAAAGACAATACACCTTCTATTGATTTTAAAATCATCATAGGTATAGATAAGCACAATAAAGATTTAATCACTAATTTAATTCCTTTTTTTACTTTGGACAATGTGAAAAAAGGCGAGTTGGTCATATTTGCAAAGTATGAAGTTGTCGATAAAGTTTTGTTTGAAGATCACCTTAAGACGCTTGTTTTGCCGTTCGACGAAAGGACTCAACTAAAAAGAGTGTTGCAATTGATTGATAACGAGGAGTATTCTTTGAATTACTACAATTGCAATATGCAAAAGGTTGAGGGATTTAAATTAGGGAGTTTAATCGAAATCACACCAATTGCTGCAAACAATATCCATAGCGAACAGTGTTTATCGGAAGCATTCAATAAGATAGTAGAGTATAGATACGAAAAGGTAATTGATCCTACGAACCGAGAAACTATCCAAAATCAGATAAGTGAAATCAATAAAGCGTTAACTAAAACTGTAGACGATCAACACACCAGCTATATAAATGCTTCTCTTTCTAAAATTGTTTCCAAAGAAAAGCTACAAGTATTACTATCAGCCGATCTATCCTTCAAAAAGCTGATGAGCAACTTGATAAAATACGAATATGTCGAAAAAGGCATAAACATTCCAGAAAATCAATTTGGCTTAGGATACACAAATCTGATGATGATCCTTGCAAGCTTAATTGATTATATGGAGAAATATCCGGATACATCTTTCAACAGCAAGGTTAATTTGATAGCCATAGAAGAACCCGAAACATATATGCATCCCCAAATGCAAGAGGTTTTCATTAAAAACATTAATGAGTCTATTGCTACATTGTTTGAGGGTAAGCACAAGAATGTCAATAGTCAGCTAATTATTACTACGCATTCTGCCCACATAGTTAATAGTAAGATACATAGTGGAAACACATTCAACAGTATAAACTATATAACTATAAAAAACGGGTATTCCAAAGTAGTGATATTAGATGATGATAAAATTGTTGAAGACAATGCCACGAAAGAAGAAGACTTAAAATTCTTAAAAACCCATATAAAATTTAAAGTTTCAGAATTGTTTTTCTCAGATGCAATAATTATGGTGGAGGGCGTTTCTGAGTATTCCTTATTGCCGTATTATGTTGAACAAAAAAAGGAATTGAATAAATTCTATATATCGGTATTTAATATAAATGGTGCTCACGCTTTAGTATATACTAAACTTTTAAAGCTGTTGGACATACCCGTGTTAATTATAACCGACTTAGATATAAAGAGAACAAAGGGAGAAAAAGACAAATACAAGCAAATATCAACTCTTGCAAATCGAAAAACTACAAATCAAACTATTAAGACCTTTTATCATACAGATGATCTTAAGTCTATTCCAGAGTTTTTGAAAGACGATAATATTTATGTAGCATACCAAACCAAGGTAGGTCGATATTTTCCAACAAGTTTTGAAGAATCGTATATTCTAACAAATTATGACAATAGTCTATTGAATGCAATTTTGAAGAAATTGAAACCAAAATTGTTTAAAGAGAGAATAAAAACAGATGTCAAAAACAATCAGAAGAATTCTTATTGGTGGCAAGTAAAATTGAGTGAGGATAAAAGTCAATTTTCAAATAACGTACTATACAGCCTAATAGTTAGTGGTGAAAAAAGTCTTCCTGCTTTGCCAAAGTATATTTCGAAAGGATTGGAGTATATCGAAAAGTCTTTAAGCGAGGATGTGTAA
- a CDS encoding ATP-dependent helicase, which translates to MLSIISERNKNIENNTNKKIFACIDDGASFIFNAGAGSGKTYSLVESLKYLISKKGEFLKYHNHNVICITFTNVAAEEIKQRLGNSSLAIVSTIHDRMWDIIQHHQPQLVEIHFNKLKNEIAIIEDEISNDGKFVNYQTLSEDKKKVFFEIMFDNKNLFYGVYNKPAVEIRVSFSEKLRDYPSLLRNIENFKKITTSLFKLDNYKKCVVAIKQKQRRYDTVTYDARYNNDALHKMRISHDTLLEYAREIVLKYDALKQIIIDKYPYVFVDEYQDTNPYVIDILSSLVEYSKEINHPFCVGYLGDSAQNIYDDGIGDEIQAQLNGFVVINKNFNRRSAKEIITIANRIRNDEIKQRSIFSDSAGGSIKFYQGTLENTDAFMQKYKEQWGINNNNKLHCFLLTNSTVAEYSGFGVFYSAFKEADIYKGGNYDALNTELLSDDIKKLGNAQLIYYKIIDIHSKLRDPQTQIAEFLPIELKQKMNLGDLRAFISNLNQATGSTFVEYLNSLINIANQDVSGHCTTFLKSVLDVDNLSLTDVKQKIAGILFPNGTESQEAAEKLEVILNLEVSICESWHRFIRRETNGDVVYHTYHGTKGLEFDNVIIIMGNAFGRERNYFKFYFSHYQCQNSLNDEEKEKMTKVKNLLYVSLTRAIKNLRILYVDETTNFNQGIKNLFGEIHSISM; encoded by the coding sequence ATGTTATCAATTATTTCGGAAAGAAACAAAAACATCGAAAATAATACCAACAAAAAGATCTTTGCTTGCATAGATGATGGTGCGAGTTTTATTTTCAATGCAGGAGCAGGTTCCGGTAAAACATATTCCTTAGTGGAAAGCTTGAAATACCTAATCTCAAAAAAAGGTGAATTCCTAAAATATCACAATCATAATGTAATTTGTATTACGTTTACTAATGTTGCGGCGGAAGAAATAAAACAACGATTAGGTAATTCCAGCTTAGCAATAGTTTCTACGATCCACGATAGAATGTGGGATATAATTCAACACCATCAGCCTCAGTTAGTTGAAATACATTTTAACAAGTTGAAAAACGAAATTGCTATAATAGAGGACGAAATATCAAATGATGGAAAATTTGTAAATTATCAAACACTATCAGAGGATAAAAAGAAAGTTTTCTTTGAGATTATGTTTGATAACAAGAATCTGTTTTATGGAGTATATAACAAACCCGCTGTAGAAATAAGGGTGAGTTTTTCAGAGAAATTGCGTGATTACCCTTCTTTACTACGTAATATTGAGAACTTCAAGAAAATTACTACATCTTTGTTTAAGCTTGATAATTATAAAAAATGCGTAGTAGCAATTAAGCAAAAACAGCGAAGATATGACACGGTTACTTATGATGCTCGATACAATAACGATGCATTACATAAAATGCGAATTAGCCACGACACTCTGCTGGAATATGCACGAGAAATAGTTTTAAAATACGATGCTTTAAAGCAAATAATTATTGATAAATATCCTTATGTTTTTGTTGATGAATATCAAGACACGAATCCGTATGTAATTGATATTTTATCTTCACTGGTTGAATATTCAAAAGAGATTAATCATCCTTTTTGCGTTGGGTATTTGGGGGATAGTGCGCAAAATATTTACGATGATGGTATAGGTGATGAAATTCAAGCTCAACTCAATGGATTTGTGGTAATAAACAAAAACTTCAATCGCCGTTCAGCCAAGGAAATTATAACTATTGCCAATAGAATTAGAAATGATGAAATCAAACAACGTTCTATTTTTAGTGATAGCGCAGGAGGTAGTATAAAGTTTTATCAAGGAACATTAGAAAATACAGATGCGTTTATGCAAAAATACAAGGAGCAATGGGGTATAAATAATAACAACAAATTGCATTGCTTTTTGTTAACCAATAGTACCGTCGCAGAATACAGTGGTTTTGGTGTCTTTTATAGTGCATTTAAAGAAGCAGACATTTATAAAGGTGGTAATTATGATGCATTAAACACCGAGTTGCTAAGCGACGATATAAAAAAATTAGGGAACGCTCAATTGATATACTATAAAATCATAGATATACATTCTAAGCTTCGTGATCCGCAAACACAAATCGCAGAGTTTTTGCCGATCGAACTGAAGCAAAAAATGAATTTAGGTGATCTTCGAGCATTTATATCAAATCTTAACCAAGCAACCGGAAGTACATTTGTTGAGTATTTAAATAGCCTTATTAATATAGCAAATCAAGATGTTTCAGGACATTGTACTACGTTTTTGAAATCTGTTTTAGATGTGGATAATTTATCATTAACTGATGTAAAACAAAAAATCGCAGGAATACTGTTTCCAAATGGAACGGAATCCCAAGAAGCTGCGGAGAAATTAGAAGTAATACTTAATCTTGAAGTATCAATATGCGAATCGTGGCATCGATTTATTAGAAGAGAAACTAACGGAGATGTGGTTTATCATACATATCACGGAACAAAAGGTTTGGAATTCGATAATGTAATTATCATTATGGGAAATGCTTTTGGTAGAGAGAGGAACTATTTCAAATTTTACTTTTCTCATTATCAATGTCAGAATTCCCTAAACGACGAAGAAAAGGAGAAAATGACAAAAGTCAAAAATCTTTTGTATGTGTCTCTTACACGAGCGATTAAGAATCTTCGTATTTTATATGTTGATGAAACCACGAATTTTAATCAGGGAATAAAAAATCTCTTCGGGGAGATTCATAGTATCTCAATGTAG
- a CDS encoding CopG family transcriptional regulator has product MAAKKMGRPTDNPKDITMKIRFDRDTSELLTLCSEQMNISRAEVVRRGVRKMYDDLEKK; this is encoded by the coding sequence ATGGCCGCAAAAAAAATGGGTCGTCCCACAGACAATCCCAAAGACATTACCATGAAAATACGCTTTGATAGAGATACATCTGAATTACTCACACTATGCAGTGAGCAGATGAACATATCGAGAGCGGAAGTGGTTCGGCGTGGTGTTCGCAAAATGTATGACGACCTAGAAAAAAAATGA
- a CDS encoding DUF6809 family protein: MNESIIDSLFYGGICAISRRVEPDPQRTCINRKIEEEQRYFISKMSADDCQRFEALNNLYSQANTLEERDCFGYGLKLGVMLMCEIFVQGGGPEI; encoded by the coding sequence ATGAACGAAAGCATTATCGATAGTTTATTTTATGGCGGGATCTGTGCGATCAGCCGCCGGGTTGAGCCTGACCCCCAGCGCACTTGCATCAATCGTAAGATCGAAGAAGAGCAGCGCTATTTTATCAGTAAAATGTCGGCGGATGATTGCCAGCGGTTTGAAGCTTTAAACAACCTCTATTCGCAAGCGAATACGCTGGAAGAGCGGGACTGCTTTGGATATGGTCTCAAGCTCGGCGTTATGCTGATGTGCGAGATCTTCGTGCAAGGCGGCGGACCGGAAATTTAG
- a CDS encoding helix-turn-helix transcriptional regulator, which translates to MTVSFILIVISIIVVGVFIGFGVLITCALLKYIRSKEVRQEKAAVARSLGETLKAHRTRCKMTQEFVAESIGVSRQAVSKWEMGTSDPSTSNLLALAKLFGISAEELLRNIA; encoded by the coding sequence ATGACAGTTTCGTTCATTCTGATCGTGATCAGTATCATTGTGGTTGGAGTTTTCATCGGTTTTGGGGTCCTGATCACATGCGCGCTCTTGAAGTACATCCGATCAAAAGAGGTGCGGCAGGAAAAAGCGGCGGTGGCGAGATCCTTGGGAGAAACCTTAAAAGCACACCGGACCAGATGTAAAATGACACAGGAATTTGTCGCGGAATCCATTGGGGTGAGCAGGCAAGCCGTTTCCAAATGGGAAATGGGTACATCGGACCCCAGCACGTCAAATCTGCTTGCGCTGGCCAAGCTTTTCGGCATATCCGCCGAAGAACTGCTTAGGAATATCGCTTGA